One window from the genome of Parasteatoda tepidariorum isolate YZ-2023 chromosome 8, CAS_Ptep_4.0, whole genome shotgun sequence encodes:
- the LOC107449528 gene encoding tRNA (guanine-N(7)-)-methyltransferase non-catalytic subunit wdr4 has translation FXEKPTVLKCPSICSSPETTNGNKNNKKSESKQIHILSADISSCGNLLVICDNNYRVNLWKNENITWDIVNTRHSARKCQKVIFSNLLSDIILADRGGDVFKFSSSELNSDGEFILGHISFITDICISSDDKYLATCDRDGKIRISNYPNCYNIHSYCLGHAMFISSGFFLKHYTLVSGSGDGSLRLWELDGVEKECENLCQNITFDDGDNKCETFSFIEDSVRDDLSKESLQCSIQCCRIDVRRNLLVVVFHFLKGIALYKISDCKFQFKQFMNLSYRVKEVLFLENNNLLIVSKDVPITFCEFKFDDETDCYMLCSKSEVSEFTKEVQKFYNGFENVLNFVEDEHMLFKKNYDNDDQDEHKSKKNKI, from the coding sequence ttttNTGAAAAGCCAACTGTATTAAAATGTCCATCAATTTGTTCCAGCCCCGAAACAactaatggaaataaaaataataagaagtcTGAAAGTAAACAAATCCACATTTTGTCTGCAGATATTTCGTCATGCGGCAATCTTTTAGTTATTTGTGATAACAATTATCGTGTCAATTTgtggaaaaatgaaaatattacttgGGACATTGTAAACACTCGACATTCTGCTCGTAAAtgtcaaaaagttatttttagcaatCTACTTTCAGACATCATTCTAGCTGATCGGGGTGGcgatgtatttaaattttcctcttCAGAATTGAATAGCGACGGAGAGTTTATTTTAGGACATATAAGTTTTATCACAGATATTTGTATATCCTCAGACGACAAATACTTAGCAACTTGTGACCGCGATGGTAAGATAAGAATATCTAATTATCCTAATTGTTACAATATCCATAGTTATTGTCTTGGGCATGCAATGTTCATTTCTTCGGGgttttttctgaaacattatACACTTGTATCTGGATCCGGTGATGGTAGTTTAAGGTTATGGGAATTGGATGGCGTTGAGAAAGAATGTGAAAACTTAtgtcaaaatataacttttgatGATGGTGATAACAAATGTGAGACATTTTCGTTTATTGAAGATTCCGTTAGGGATGATTTGTCTAAAGAAAGTTTACAGTGTTCTATTCAATGCTGTAGAATAGATGTGAGAAGAAATTTATTAGttgtagtttttcattttttaaaaggaattgcTTTGTACAAAATTTCTGATTGCAAGTTTCAATTCAAGCAGTTTATGAATTTGTCATATAGAGTCAAGGAAGTTCTATTtttggagaataataatttactgaTTGTATCAAAAGATGTACCAATAACATTTTgcgaatttaaatttgatgatgAAACTGATTGTTATATGTTGTGCTCAAAGTCTGAAGTTTCAGAATTTACCAAAgaagtacaaaaattttataatggttttgaaaatgttttgaattttgtgGAAGATGAACAtatgttgtttaaaaagaattatgataatGATGATCAAGATGAACATAaatctaaaaagaataaaatataa